The Clostridioides difficile genome has a segment encoding these proteins:
- a CDS encoding ROK family transcriptional regulator — MPSDLKYLNRKRILDIIRNSTEVSVNDISEATKISRPTVKKAIQSFEEIGLLVSAGKGSSTNIGGKRPELYSFSCNKRILCISLEENHIHFVVLTMKNECILEMEIPSDYHKTLEIFKKELAGHIEDVLENAKVSHKELYGISLAIAGFVDRSCGVVRFCMMAPHWGRNIDIKSWLEKLYNKQEIVVENLVRIAGNALLLEEKFRKKRTVVMYAEAGISSCYIDDVVLTGRNALIGEIGHMTIDYSDKEICSCGSRGCFERMVSADRIRCRLKKKPRKLLESAINQWIESKDLLQHVFEEADNGDELAKMEVTYLAEMFSLMLKNVAINFDPEIVVLLGQYAYAGEYFKSKLKEERKKARFFPEETASVVYYDTRPLRELQKAGGYQVLTEKFFENPVFYKGSSKENEE; from the coding sequence ATGCCGTCAGACTTAAAATATTTAAACCGGAAACGAATACTTGATATTATTAGAAATTCAACGGAAGTTTCGGTTAATGATATTAGTGAGGCAACAAAAATCAGCCGTCCTACGGTAAAAAAAGCAATTCAGAGTTTTGAAGAAATAGGTCTTTTAGTATCAGCAGGCAAAGGAAGTTCAACTAATATTGGTGGAAAACGTCCAGAATTGTATTCATTTTCTTGTAATAAAAGAATACTTTGTATCTCACTTGAGGAAAATCACATTCATTTTGTAGTTCTAACTATGAAAAATGAATGTATTCTAGAGATGGAAATCCCTTCTGATTACCATAAGACATTAGAAATATTTAAGAAAGAGCTAGCAGGTCATATTGAAGATGTTCTGGAAAATGCAAAAGTTTCCCATAAGGAATTATATGGCATAAGTCTTGCAATAGCAGGATTTGTAGACCGAAGCTGTGGTGTCGTCAGATTTTGCATGATGGCCCCACATTGGGGAAGAAACATTGACATAAAATCATGGCTTGAAAAATTATATAACAAACAGGAGATTGTAGTAGAAAATCTAGTAAGGATTGCAGGAAATGCACTTCTTCTAGAAGAAAAATTTCGTAAAAAAAGAACAGTAGTCATGTATGCAGAAGCAGGAATTTCTTCATGCTATATTGATGATGTTGTACTTACTGGTAGAAATGCTCTAATTGGAGAAATTGGACATATGACTATCGATTACAGCGACAAAGAGATTTGCTCTTGTGGAAGCAGAGGATGCTTTGAACGTATGGTCAGTGCAGACAGGATTCGCTGTAGGCTAAAGAAAAAGCCAAGAAAACTTTTAGAATCTGCTATAAATCAATGGATAGAATCCAAAGATTTACTTCAACATGTATTTGAAGAAGCGGATAATGGGGATGAACTAGCAAAGATGGAGGTCACCTATCTAGCAGAAATGTTCTCATTGATGTTAAAAAATGTGGCAATTAACTTTGACCCAGAAATTGTAGTTTTACTAGGGCAATATGCTTATGCTGGAGAATATTTTAAGTCTAAATTAAAAGAAGAACGAAAAAAAGCTAGATTTTTCCCTGAAGAAACCGCATCTGTAGTTTATTACGATACAAGACCATTAAGAGAGCTTCAGAAAGCAGGAGGATATCAGGTATTGACAGAGAAGTTTTTTGAAAATCCTGTGTTTTATAAAGGCTCCAGTAAGGAAAATGAAGAATAG
- a CDS encoding proline racemase family protein, with protein sequence MELKPNVNLSIYEKCFTAVDTHTVGEFTRVVLSGFPELPGNTMIEKKKYLEENCDKYRQALMFEPRGHHDMFGSIVTEPIHSEADYGVIYMDTGGYLNMCGHGTIGTVTAIIEARLVEAKEPYTEVVLDAPAGLIRTKAEVKDGKVVNVTLTNVPAFLYKENLKTVIDGKEITYDISFGGSFFALCDVTQFGMDVTPESIPDLTDFGMKLIEHANKENQIQHPECDITSVDLAELYCPTSTPGCSMRNVVIFGDYMADRSPCGTGTSAKLATLYQRGKIGIGEPFVYESFIGTTFTGVIKEEAKVGDYPAVIPEITGSAYVTGVSTYIIDNDDPLKYGFQVAK encoded by the coding sequence ATGGAATTAAAACCAAATGTAAATCTTAGTATTTACGAAAAATGTTTTACAGCAGTTGACACACATACAGTTGGTGAATTTACACGTGTTGTATTATCTGGATTTCCAGAACTGCCAGGAAATACAATGATTGAGAAGAAAAAATATTTAGAAGAGAACTGTGACAAGTACCGTCAAGCATTAATGTTTGAACCTCGTGGTCACCATGACATGTTTGGTTCTATTGTTACTGAGCCAATTCATTCAGAGGCAGATTATGGAGTTATCTACATGGATACTGGTGGATATTTGAATATGTGTGGACATGGGACTATTGGAACAGTTACTGCAATTATAGAAGCCAGACTTGTAGAAGCAAAAGAACCATATACAGAAGTTGTGTTGGATGCACCTGCGGGACTAATCCGTACAAAAGCAGAGGTAAAGGATGGTAAAGTTGTGAATGTAACATTGACTAATGTTCCTGCATTTTTGTATAAGGAAAACTTAAAAACTGTCATTGACGGAAAAGAGATTACATATGATATTTCATTTGGAGGAAGTTTCTTTGCATTGTGTGATGTTACACAATTTGGAATGGATGTTACACCAGAAAGTATTCCAGATTTAACAGATTTTGGTATGAAATTGATTGAACATGCTAATAAGGAAAATCAAATACAACATCCCGAATGTGATATTACTTCTGTTGACCTTGCAGAGTTGTATTGTCCTACTTCTACACCAGGATGCAGTATGCGTAATGTTGTAATCTTTGGTGACTATATGGCTGATCGTTCTCCATGTGGAACTGGAACTAGTGCTAAACTTGCTACACTTTATCAAAGAGGTAAAATTGGTATTGGAGAACCATTTGTGTATGAAAGTTTTATTGGTACTACATTTACAGGAGTAATCAAGGAAGAAGCAAAGGTTGGAGATTATCCTGCAGTAATACCAGAGATTACAGGAAGTGCTTATGTAACAGGAGTGTCTACTTATATTATTGATAACGATGATCCACTAAAATATGGATTTCAAGTTGCCAAATAA
- a CDS encoding TolC family protein yields MKKKVSKIIAIGCGVGIITANLMPAYANDNTSSINKVDNATLSDSTKRTAEKELLTARDAVSAALKNSEKLKMKSEEIKMLKEKLEVQDEFDSFTGSDNSFPYDQIGLLKNQSEQAKYFMEDQIANDITNKYNDLVSRENELDKIKNNLEIKTKEIKDMKLKKDLGLVTSLETESAELELQTLQNTQKSKLQELKNNQDYFKLLTNINLDNYQLDKEYRFESFRVGGSVDSYMEGKVNEYLKYDQLILERTEESFNDDDENKADLPDRPNLTRPVAPTKPEQGSLTDAEYEVLKKKYDKDYEQYEKAVEAYNLERQTYASGLTTYANYLQQKYNTENGLVTLEDSKKALKKGLIDSYAQLLALEDTIGTTKKQLELSEKQLKNTKLRYDLGLITLTDYKKQVVSNEDAKNSYDTLIVNYNSLKNGIEKPWILSDGSKK; encoded by the coding sequence ATTTAATGCCAGCCTATGCAAATGATAATACTTCTTCTATAAATAAAGTTGATAATGCTACCTTAAGTGATTCGACTAAGAGAACAGCTGAAAAAGAACTTTTAACTGCTAGAGATGCTGTTAGTGCTGCACTTAAAAATAGTGAAAAATTAAAGATGAAATCAGAAGAAATAAAAATGTTAAAAGAAAAACTAGAAGTACAGGATGAATTTGACAGTTTTACTGGAAGCGATAACTCATTTCCATATGACCAAATTGGACTTCTAAAAAATCAAAGCGAACAGGCCAAGTATTTTATGGAAGACCAAATAGCTAATGATATTACTAATAAATACAACGACTTAGTCTCAAGAGAAAATGAGTTAGATAAAATAAAAAATAATCTTGAGATAAAAACTAAAGAAATTAAAGATATGAAATTAAAAAAGGATTTAGGGCTAGTGACATCATTAGAAACTGAGTCAGCTGAACTTGAACTTCAGACATTGCAAAATACTCAAAAGTCTAAACTTCAAGAACTAAAAAACAATCAAGACTATTTTAAGTTGTTGACTAACATAAATTTAGACAACTATCAATTAGACAAAGAATACCGTTTTGAGTCTTTTAGAGTTGGTGGTTCAGTTGATTCATACATGGAAGGTAAGGTTAATGAATACTTAAAGTATGACCAATTGATTTTAGAGCGTACAGAAGAAAGTTTTAATGATGACGATGAAAATAAGGCAGATTTACCAGATAGACCTAATCTTACAAGACCAGTTGCTCCTACAAAACCAGAACAAGGTAGTTTAACTGATGCTGAATATGAAGTTCTTAAGAAGAAGTATGATAAAGATTATGAGCAATATGAAAAAGCAGTTGAAGCATACAATCTTGAAAGACAGACTTATGCTTCTGGACTTACTACATATGCAAATTATCTTCAACAAAAGTATAATACTGAAAATGGCTTAGTTACACTAGAAGATAGTAAAAAAGCTCTAAAAAAAGGCTTAATTGATAGCTATGCACAATTACTTGCTTTAGAAGATACAATTGGAACTACTAAAAAGCAACTTGAATTATCAGAAAAACAATTAAAAAATACTAAGCTAAGATATGATTTAGGATTGATTACTCTAACTGACTATAAAAAACAAGTAGTAAGCAATGAAGATGCTAAAAATAGCTATGATACACTTATTGTAAACTACAATTCATTAAAAAATGGTATAGAAAAACCTTGGATACTTAGCGATGGAAGTAAAAAGTAA